In one Bacteroidales bacterium genomic region, the following are encoded:
- a CDS encoding ATP-binding protein, with the protein MKQKLRITSKIDNLHLVESTIDEFSAKCNIDHDVYGNLLIATLEAANNAITHGNKLDESKYVDFVFTLDEDKILLSVKDEGPGFDYENIPDPTSPENIENMSGRGVFLMSKLSDKIEFEDNGSFVRMTFFRIKK; encoded by the coding sequence ATGAAGCAAAAACTGAGAATTACATCAAAAATAGACAATCTGCATTTGGTAGAAAGCACCATAGATGAGTTTTCTGCAAAATGTAATATCGATCATGATGTATACGGTAATTTATTGATTGCGACTCTTGAAGCGGCCAACAATGCTATTACCCATGGGAATAAACTTGATGAAAGCAAGTATGTAGATTTTGTATTTACTTTGGATGAAGACAAGATACTCCTTTCCGTAAAAGATGAAGGACCGGGATTTGATTACGAGAATATTCCCGACCCGACTTCCCCTGAAAATATAGAGAACATGAGTGGTAGAGGTGTATTTCTTATGTCGAAGCTTTCTGATAAGATCGAATTTGAAGACAATGGAAGTTTTGTTAGGATGACATTTTTCCGTATAAAAAAATAG